In the genome of Alphaproteobacteria bacterium, one region contains:
- a CDS encoding phytanoyl-CoA dioxygenase family protein, giving the protein MLTDAQIAQYHEDGYVIPQQFSLGEDELADIRERHARLVEKHPEFYQYCSHLLAFDLAFLNYARHPAILKMVEQVIGPDFALWNSSFFAKPAEGGKRTPWHQDGEYWPIRPLATCTVWIAIDDSTRENGCLRIIPGSHKDHRLRGHHTYAGDDVTLHQELNAEEYDEARAVDMVLKAGQVSLHDVYLLHGSEANHSARPRRGMTLRFMPTTSLFDRGEAARMARDMGITDHSDRTLYLMGGRDLHGGNDFRMRL; this is encoded by the coding sequence ATGCTCACCGACGCCCAGATCGCCCAGTATCACGAAGACGGCTATGTCATCCCGCAGCAATTCTCGCTCGGCGAGGACGAACTGGCCGACATCCGCGAGCGCCATGCCCGGCTCGTCGAGAAACACCCCGAATTCTACCAGTATTGCAGCCATTTGCTGGCGTTCGACCTGGCGTTTCTCAACTACGCCCGCCACCCGGCGATCCTGAAAATGGTGGAGCAGGTGATCGGGCCGGACTTCGCGCTCTGGAATTCCAGCTTCTTCGCCAAGCCGGCCGAAGGCGGCAAGCGAACGCCCTGGCATCAGGACGGCGAATACTGGCCGATCCGGCCGCTCGCCACCTGCACGGTCTGGATCGCCATCGACGACTCGACGCGGGAAAACGGCTGCCTGCGCATCATTCCCGGCAGCCACAAGGACCACCGGCTGCGCGGCCATCACACCTATGCGGGCGACGACGTCACCCTGCACCAGGAACTGAACGCCGAGGAATACGACGAGGCCAGGGCCGTCGACATGGTGCTGAAGGCGGGGCAGGTGTCGCTGCACGATGTCTACCTGCTGCATGGCTCGGAGGCGAACCACTCCGCCCGGCCGCGCCGGGGCATGACGCTGCGCTTCATGCCGACCACCAGCCTGTTCGACCGCGGCGAGGCGGCGCGCATGGCCCGCGACATGGGCATCACCGACCATTCCGACCGAACGCTTTACCTGATGGGCGGGCGCGACTTGCATGGCGGCAACGACTTTCGCATGCGCCTCTAG
- a CDS encoding amidase, translating to MSDADLCFTPATQLLPLVRSKQLSPVELCEAILGHIQTLEPKLNAFVVLDGEGALAQARDLEARITRGEAVGPLAGMTVTIKDLAQTAGLPTQRGSLSLKGNVHDVDTPFVTRLKNAGAIVLGKTTTSEFGWKGVSHSPLTGITHNPWKQGYNAGASSAGAGVAAAAGYGPLHQGSDGAGSIRMPSHFCGVFGLKPSFGRIPGWPVGNMDQVSHNGPMTRTVGDAALMLKVMSGPHPWDHYSLEAPPDDYPALLRKGIKGLKVGYSPDLGHARVDPEVAGLVAAGLKAFEEQGATVEPVSDAEIAFAKDGPEMIRFFWAVHETAGYAHLLPEWEDKLDPGLVACIKAGEGHTALEYMAMRARKLAYMESWHRLMETYDLLVTPAVSVAAFPADRLNPEHWPQHEWDWVQWAEFSYPFNFSNQPAASIPCGFTQAGLPVGLQVVGPRYDDTRVLQAAAAFEEARPWADLRPPV from the coding sequence ATGTCCGACGCCGACCTTTGCTTTACGCCCGCCACGCAATTGCTGCCGCTGGTGCGCTCCAAACAGCTCTCCCCGGTCGAGTTGTGTGAAGCCATTCTGGGCCACATCCAAACATTGGAGCCAAAGCTCAACGCCTTCGTCGTGCTGGATGGGGAAGGCGCCCTGGCGCAGGCGCGCGACCTGGAGGCCCGCATCACCCGCGGCGAGGCGGTGGGGCCGCTCGCCGGCATGACGGTGACGATCAAGGACCTGGCCCAGACCGCCGGCCTGCCGACGCAGCGGGGCTCGCTGTCGCTGAAGGGCAATGTTCACGACGTGGACACGCCCTTCGTCACACGGCTGAAGAATGCGGGCGCCATCGTCCTCGGCAAGACCACCACGTCCGAATTCGGCTGGAAGGGGGTGAGCCACTCGCCCCTGACCGGCATCACCCACAATCCGTGGAAGCAGGGCTATAACGCCGGCGCCTCGTCGGCCGGCGCGGGCGTCGCCGCGGCGGCGGGCTATGGGCCGTTGCATCAGGGATCGGACGGAGCCGGGTCGATCCGCATGCCCTCGCACTTCTGCGGCGTGTTCGGCCTGAAGCCCAGCTTCGGGCGCATACCCGGCTGGCCGGTGGGCAATATGGACCAGGTCAGCCACAACGGCCCGATGACCCGCACCGTCGGCGACGCGGCGCTGATGCTGAAGGTCATGTCCGGGCCGCATCCATGGGACCACTACTCGCTGGAGGCGCCGCCGGACGACTATCCGGCGCTGCTGCGCAAGGGCATCAAGGGCCTGAAGGTGGGCTATTCCCCCGACCTCGGCCATGCCCGCGTTGATCCGGAGGTGGCCGGTCTGGTCGCCGCCGGCCTCAAGGCGTTCGAGGAGCAGGGCGCCACGGTCGAGCCGGTCAGCGACGCCGAGATCGCCTTCGCCAAGGACGGGCCGGAGATGATCCGCTTCTTCTGGGCGGTGCACGAGACGGCGGGCTACGCCCATTTGCTGCCGGAATGGGAGGACAAGCTCGACCCGGGCCTGGTCGCCTGCATCAAGGCGGGGGAAGGGCACACCGCGCTGGAATACATGGCCATGCGCGCGCGCAAGCTCGCCTATATGGAATCCTGGCACCGGTTGATGGAGACATACGACCTGCTGGTGACGCCCGCGGTCTCGGTCGCGGCCTTCCCGGCCGACCGGCTGAACCCGGAGCACTGGCCGCAGCACGAATGGGACTGGGTGCAGTGGGCCGAGTTCTCCTACCCGTTCAATTTCTCGAACCAGCCGGCGGCCTCGATCCCGTGCGGCTTCACCCAGGCGGGCCTTCCGGTGGGCTTGCAGGTGGTGGGGCCGCGCTATGACGACACGCGCGTGTTGCAGGCCGCCGCGGCCTTCGAAGAAGCCCGTCCCTGGGCCGACCTGCGCCCGCCGGTGTGA
- a CDS encoding outer-membrane lipoprotein carrier protein LolA, giving the protein MQRLWRMMGGAMALALVVSAPADARKFKGEEAEKLAVAAADYIAGIDTLTADFDFVTASGKTHGHLFVSREVPAIRMQFGAPLNNLLFVTGNEIRVYTKDGRVIETSADGTPLGFLLNPHESLAFNLTVLEGEERGDRVFVVLAERGNVKGGQVILQFQREPEWKLIDWGAFDAKGQYTQTVLGQQEFGLRLDAMLFEPPD; this is encoded by the coding sequence ATGCAACGGTTATGGCGGATGATGGGCGGCGCAATGGCGCTGGCTCTGGTGGTTTCGGCCCCGGCCGACGCCCGCAAGTTCAAGGGCGAGGAGGCCGAGAAATTGGCGGTGGCGGCGGCGGATTACATTGCCGGCATCGACACGCTCACCGCCGATTTCGACTTCGTCACCGCCAGCGGCAAGACCCATGGCCATCTGTTCGTCAGCCGCGAGGTGCCGGCGATCCGCATGCAGTTCGGCGCGCCGCTGAACAATTTGCTGTTCGTCACCGGCAATGAGATTCGCGTCTACACCAAAGACGGACGGGTGATCGAGACCAGCGCCGACGGCACGCCGTTGGGGTTTCTGCTGAACCCCCATGAGAGCCTCGCGTTCAATCTGACGGTGCTGGAGGGCGAGGAGCGGGGCGACCGGGTGTTCGTGGTCTTGGCCGAGCGCGGCAATGTGAAAGGCGGGCAGGTGATCCTGCAATTCCAGCGCGAGCCGGAATGGAAGTTGATCGACTGGGGCGCGTTCGACGCCAAGGGGCAGTACACCCAGACCGTCCTCGGCCAGCAGGAATTCGGCCTGCGCCTGGACGCCATGCTGTTCGAGCCGCCCGACTAG